In Mytilus edulis chromosome 7, xbMytEdul2.2, whole genome shotgun sequence, a single genomic region encodes these proteins:
- the LOC139529989 gene encoding cysteine and tyrosine-rich protein 1-like encodes MYNAILVLLFIIDEVLCDTCYKYSYTYGSYSTYCSGYCSGYSGYQYCYYYYYDYGDYVISGGAIAGLVIGVLAAGAIFVVIVVICIKGGCNKGRPGRVMTTTGGGVGTHVAVTNTSHNPGYMQPMQPMNQYGYSAPPPAYGMMYPPAQQVSPAYPSAPGVQQGYGAPAQPQYSSVYNQPVFGNLPRANM; translated from the exons ATGTATAATGCGATTTTAGTCTTACTTTTTATCATAG aCGAAGTACTATGTGACACCTGCTACAAGTACAGCTATACATACGGGTCTTACTCCACCTATTGTAGTGGATACTGCAGCGGATATTCTGGATACCAATATTGTTATTACTATTATTATGACTACGGAGACTATGTTAT ttCCGGAGGTGCCATAGCAGGATTGGTTATAGGTGTATTGGCAGCAGGAGCCATTTTTGTTGTCATTGTTGTTATATGTATAAAAGGAGGATGTAACAAAGGCAGACCAGGCAGAGTAATGACAACAACAGGTGGAGGCGTAGGAACACATGTAGCTGTTACAAACACCAGTCATAACCCAg gATATATGCAGCCTATGCAGCCTATGAATCAATATGGATATTCTGCCCCACCTCCTGCGTACGGCATGATGTATCCACCAGCACAGCAGGTGTCGCCAGCTTATCCGTCGGCTCCTGGAGTACAGCAGGGGTACGGGGCACCTGCTCAGCCACAATACAGTTCTGTTTATAATCAACCAGTCTTTGGCAATTTACCACGTGCTAATATGTGA
- the LOC139529990 gene encoding uncharacterized protein yields MFNEILVFLFVIDEILCAKCYTHSHYYGTYCSGYCSGLHGSQYCSNENHAISGSGIAGLIIGVLVAGAIVVVIVVICIKGGCNKGRPGRVMTTTDGGVGTHVAVTNTSHNPGYLQPMNPYGYSAPPPAYGMMYPQTQQVSPAYPPAPGVQQGYGAPAQPQYSSVYNQPVFGNLPRANM; encoded by the exons ATGTTCAATGAGATTTTAGTCTTTCTTTTCGTCATAG ACGAAATACTATGCGCCAAGTGTTACACGCACAGCCATTATTATGGCACCTACTGTAGTGGATACTGTAGCGGATTACATGGAAGCCAATATTGTTCCAACGAAAACCATGCTAT TTCCGGAAGTGGCATAGCGGGATTGATTATAGGTGTATTGGTAGCAGGAGCCATTGTTGTTGTCATTGTTGTTATATGTATAAAAGGAGGATGTAACAAAGGCAGACCAGGCAGAGTAATGACAACAACAGATGGAGGCGTAGGAACACATGTGGCTGTTACAAACACCAGTCATAACCCAG GATATTTGCAGCCTATGAATCCATATGGTTATTCTGCTCCTCCTCCAGCGTACGGAATGATGTATCCACAAACACAACAGGTTTCGCCAGCTTATCCGCCGGCTCCTGGAGTACAGCAGGGGTACGGTGCACCTGCCCAGCCTCAATACAGTTCTGTTTATAATCAACCAGTCTTTGGCAATTTGCCACGTGCAAATATGTGA